Proteins from one Brevibacillus humidisoli genomic window:
- a CDS encoding helix-turn-helix domain-containing protein gives MEIKPAIRSEIEKHMRTKGYSLSKLSALTGINSGHLSEILNGNPPRAITIRQLDAIAAAFGYEPGWLYDLYPEECATVERISRPRVIPYLIRCAELGRDDLIEQVVAVLMENPKNVSILFSVGEQLYEAGKREESALFYRLVIDNEKDNHSDQYLISQYRLFRASLGTDIEQNWKAVIRFEPYRNRLPDGYRLDGLLQLANTCFTLRKWKEMEQYADELRDLATVVYQNELRKKKRKRPSEHLQTERHLVVYYGQGYLLKSVALQQQGLYHQAKQYIDGYADLGWFELLDELGQIEVDKFRLFATANSYYMHVCMGNSDVLPDYVRFLADHPNELLAGLAVIVESAVRYGFSIDNILDRFADEISHFHERQNPYDLERYYRFRYWLAKYQIENGQCTTGLEQLVLERQIFFKEDIVRLSEWLNHQLATARRNTAEPKTTVNTRTKVLDR, from the coding sequence ATGGAAATAAAACCTGCGATTCGATCCGAGATAGAAAAACACATGAGAACAAAAGGCTATTCGCTCAGCAAACTAAGCGCATTGACTGGTATTAACTCTGGTCACTTGAGCGAGATCCTGAATGGCAACCCCCCGCGCGCGATCACCATACGACAATTGGACGCAATCGCGGCCGCCTTCGGCTATGAACCGGGCTGGCTGTACGATCTGTACCCAGAAGAATGCGCAACGGTAGAAAGAATCTCCCGTCCAAGGGTCATACCGTACCTGATACGCTGTGCGGAGCTTGGTCGCGACGACTTGATCGAACAAGTTGTTGCCGTGCTGATGGAAAATCCGAAGAACGTCTCCATCCTGTTTTCCGTAGGAGAGCAGCTATACGAGGCGGGAAAACGAGAGGAATCGGCACTATTCTACCGCCTAGTGATTGACAATGAAAAGGACAACCACTCCGACCAGTACCTGATCAGCCAGTACCGTCTGTTTCGTGCTTCGCTGGGAACGGACATAGAGCAAAACTGGAAGGCGGTGATCCGGTTTGAGCCATACCGTAATCGACTACCAGATGGTTATCGGTTGGATGGGCTTTTACAATTAGCCAATACCTGTTTTACACTTCGCAAGTGGAAAGAAATGGAGCAATATGCGGATGAATTAAGAGACTTAGCCACAGTGGTCTACCAAAACGAACTCCGTAAGAAAAAGCGTAAGCGGCCAAGTGAACACCTACAGACGGAGCGCCATCTCGTTGTTTATTATGGGCAAGGGTACTTGCTAAAGTCAGTAGCATTACAACAACAAGGTCTATACCATCAGGCCAAGCAGTATATAGACGGTTACGCAGATCTTGGCTGGTTTGAACTACTTGACGAACTCGGGCAGATAGAAGTAGACAAGTTCCGACTTTTTGCAACTGCTAACTCGTACTATATGCACGTATGTATGGGCAACTCCGATGTTCTCCCTGATTATGTTCGTTTTTTAGCAGATCATCCGAACGAACTGCTAGCCGGCTTGGCCGTGATCGTAGAATCGGCGGTAAGATATGGCTTTTCCATTGACAACATACTGGACCGTTTTGCCGATGAGATCAGCCACTTTCATGAACGACAAAACCCGTATGATCTGGAACGTTACTACCGTTTTCGGTATTGGCTGGCCAAATATCAGATCGAAAACGGTCAATGCACCACTGGATTGGAGCAACTCGTGCTGGAGCGCCAGATTTTTTTCAAAGAAGATATCGTCCGGTTGAGTGAATGGCTCAATCATCAGCTGGCTACTGCTCGTCGGAATACGGCAGAACCGAAGACGACCGTGAATACAAGGACAAAGGTTTTAGATAGGTAG
- a CDS encoding helix-turn-helix domain-containing protein, which produces MELKPSIRSEIAKHMKAKGYTLSKLNTLTGINSGHLSEILNGKPPRAITIRQLDAIAAAFGYEPGWLYELYPEECATPERVSRPRVIPYLIRCAELGREDLIEEVVPVLMENPKNVSILFTVGEQLYEAGKQKESALFYRLVIDNEKDNHSDHYLISQYRLFRASLGADIEQNWKAVIRFEPFRNRLPVGYRLDGLLQLANICYTLHKWKDMEQYADELRELATVVYQNELREKKRNRQSEPLQTERHLVVYYGQGYLIKSVALEKQGLYHLAKQYIAGYADLGWFELLDEVGRKEVNKFRLWATANSYYIDVCMGNIEVLPDYVRFLADHPNELLTGMAVIVESAVKHGFSIDSILDRFAENISHFHERQSPIDCERYYHFRYWLTKYQIQKGEYTTRLEQLVMERKILFKEDVVQLSEWLTQQLAFTQRSVADIKKIVNTRTNSFR; this is translated from the coding sequence ATGGAGTTAAAGCCCTCAATTCGATCCGAGATAGCAAAACACATGAAAGCAAAAGGCTATACGCTTAGTAAACTAAACACATTGACTGGCATTAACTCTGGTCACTTGAGCGAGATCCTGAACGGTAAACCCCCACGTGCAATTACCATTCGACAATTGGACGCCATCGCGGCGGCCTTTGGCTATGAGCCAGGCTGGCTGTACGAACTGTATCCGGAAGAATGTGCAACGCCAGAAAGAGTCTCCCGTCCCCGTGTCATACCGTACCTGATACGCTGTGCGGAGCTTGGTCGCGAGGACCTGATTGAGGAAGTTGTGCCCGTATTGATGGAGAATCCAAAGAACGTTTCTATCCTGTTTACCGTAGGAGAGCAGCTATACGAGGCAGGAAAGCAAAAGGAATCTGCGCTATTCTATCGCCTGGTGATTGACAATGAGAAGGACAACCACTCTGACCACTACCTGATCAGCCAGTACCGTCTATTTCGTGCCTCACTGGGAGCAGACATAGAGCAGAACTGGAAGGCAGTTATCCGGTTTGAGCCTTTCCGTAATCGGCTACCAGTTGGCTATCGGTTAGACGGGCTTTTGCAGTTGGCTAATATCTGTTACACACTTCACAAATGGAAAGACATGGAGCAGTATGCTGATGAGTTAAGGGAATTGGCTACTGTGGTCTACCAAAACGAACTACGTGAGAAAAAGCGTAATAGGCAAAGTGAACCCCTACAAACGGAGCGCCATCTAGTTGTTTATTACGGACAAGGGTATCTAATAAAGTCAGTAGCATTAGAGAAACAGGGGTTATATCATCTGGCCAAGCAGTATATAGCCGGTTACGCTGATCTTGGGTGGTTTGAACTACTTGACGAAGTAGGCCGGAAAGAAGTGAACAAGTTCCGGCTTTGGGCAACGGCTAACTCGTACTACATTGACGTTTGTATGGGTAACATCGAGGTTCTTCCCGATTACGTTCGTTTTTTGGCAGATCATCCAAACGAACTACTAACGGGCATGGCTGTTATCGTAGAGTCGGCAGTAAAACATGGCTTTTCCATTGACAGCATACTAGACCGTTTTGCCGAAAACATCAGCCACTTTCACGAACGACAAAGCCCCATTGATTGTGAACGTTACTACCATTTTCGGTATTGGCTCACCAAATATCAGATACAAAAAGGTGAATACACCACTAGATTGGAACAACTCGTAATGGAACGCAAGATTCTCTTTAAAGAAGATGTCGTGCAGTTGAGTGAATGGCTTACTCAGCAGTTGGCATTTACTCAAAGAAGCGTGGCAGATATAAAGAAGATCGTCAATACACGGACAAATAGTTTTAGATAG
- a CDS encoding aspartyl-phosphate phosphatase Spo0E family protein has translation MKVDRGTPLILHTVQEPSKGLESAFKLLNITSSKFVSERDCCSISEELQKTTELLRQQLVQLTLERGSFLNDDVIKLSQWLDQYIVVIQNYSALTGKGYLSRQ, from the coding sequence ATGAAAGTGGATAGGGGCACTCCTTTGATTTTGCATACCGTACAAGAACCCTCAAAAGGACTAGAAAGTGCCTTTAAATTATTAAATATTACTTCATCGAAATTTGTGTCAGAAAGAGACTGTTGTTCTATCTCTGAAGAATTGCAGAAAACTACAGAGTTATTGCGTCAACAACTGGTACAGCTTACTTTAGAACGAGGAAGTTTTTTAAACGATGATGTTATCAAGCTAAGTCAATGGCTGGATCAGTACATTGTCGTCATCCAGAATTATTCTGCCCTAACAGGGAAAGGTTATCTGAGCAGACAATAA
- a CDS encoding helix-turn-helix domain-containing protein — MDMQPTIRSEIEKQLREKGYTLSKLGELTGINSGNLSEILNGNPPRAITIRQLDAIAAAFGYQPGWLYELYPEECATHERVSRPRVIPYLVRCAELGRKDLIEQVVAVLMENPKNVSILFAVGEQLYEAGKRKESTLFYRLVIDNEKDNHSDRYLISQYRLFRASLGTDVEENWKAVIRFEPYRNRLPEGYRLDGLLQLANTCYALKKWEYVFKFANELQKLSTLVYRNELRKRKSKRAREALNTERHLVVYYGQGYLMKGLALENLGRYEEARQCVEEYADLSWFEPLDEIGKKEVEKFRLRAVANRYTLDMLMGKTDILPDYIDFLSENPKEILPGLITIIKSANQYNFTVDHILRQFSEHIKHFEEQQDAIKISERLQFRYQLAVYLIKKGNILEGLDHTVMCINLSDATRDYDSFKRCVALFWVYRQHATDQQKVTFQDVTIRGVIDIEKDFALSDSVTRDS; from the coding sequence ATGGACATGCAACCGACGATTCGATCAGAGATAGAAAAACAATTGAGGGAAAAAGGATATACGTTGAGCAAACTAGGGGAACTAACCGGGATCAATTCAGGAAATCTGAGTGAAATCCTCAACGGCAATCCCCCGCGTGCGATCACGATACGGCAACTGGACGCTATCGCAGCCGCCTTTGGCTATCAACCAGGCTGGCTGTATGAACTGTATCCGGAGGAATGTGCGACCCACGAGAGAGTGTCCCGTCCCCGCGTGATTCCGTATCTGGTGCGCTGTGCTGAGCTTGGGCGCAAGGACTTGATCGAGCAGGTAGTAGCGGTGCTGATGGAGAATCCGAAGAATGTCTCTATTCTGTTTGCCGTAGGCGAGCAGTTATATGAGGCGGGGAAGCGAAAGGAATCCACTTTGTTTTATCGGTTGGTGATTGACAATGAAAAGGACAACCATTCGGATCGGTATTTGATCAGCCAGTATCGGTTGTTTCGGGCTTCGTTGGGGACGGATGTGGAGGAAAACTGGAAGGCGGTCATTCGATTTGAGCCGTATCGCAATCGGTTGCCGGAGGGGTATCGGTTGGATGGGCTCTTGCAGTTGGCTAACACCTGCTATGCCTTAAAAAAATGGGAATATGTTTTTAAATTCGCCAATGAATTGCAGAAACTGTCTACACTGGTGTATAGAAATGAACTTAGAAAAAGAAAAAGCAAAAGAGCAAGAGAAGCACTTAATACTGAACGACATCTTGTAGTATATTACGGACAAGGATATCTAATGAAAGGTTTAGCATTAGAAAATCTCGGGAGGTACGAGGAAGCAAGACAGTGTGTCGAGGAATACGCCGATCTAAGCTGGTTTGAACCTCTAGATGAGATCGGAAAAAAGGAGGTAGAGAAGTTTCGTTTGCGGGCAGTTGCAAACAGATATACACTAGACATGCTGATGGGGAAAACGGACATTCTTCCCGACTATATCGACTTTCTATCCGAAAACCCTAAAGAGATACTTCCTGGTTTGATTACAATTATAAAATCGGCTAATCAGTATAATTTCACTGTAGACCATATTTTGAGACAGTTTTCAGAGCATATCAAACATTTCGAGGAACAACAAGATGCGATAAAAATTAGTGAACGTCTACAATTTCGCTATCAACTTGCAGTATACTTGATAAAAAAAGGAAATATATTAGAGGGACTAGATCATACGGTGATGTGTATTAATCTATCTGATGCAACAAGGGATTATGATAGCTTTAAAAGATGTGTAGCATTATTTTGGGTTTATCGGCAGCATGCAACAGATCAACAAAAAGTAACTTTTCAAGATGTCACGATAAGAGGAGTGATTGACATTGAAAAAGATTTTGCTTTGTCTGATTCTGTCACTAGGGATAGCTAA
- a CDS encoding bactofilin family protein — protein MFKDKSAKPFTEKVDTIIGSGTAFEGNIIASGTVRVDGRLNGEIQTENDVIIGESGQVTGLIKGKNINVAGLVQGNIEAEGQLQIVSSGKVIGDIHVESLQIDDGAKYTGNCRMKTELYVAESSTSASQSASQSVG, from the coding sequence ATGTTTAAAGACAAGTCAGCAAAACCATTTACAGAAAAAGTGGATACTATCATTGGGTCCGGCACCGCCTTTGAAGGCAACATTATCGCCTCAGGAACCGTGCGGGTAGACGGACGGTTGAATGGCGAGATTCAGACGGAAAACGACGTGATCATCGGAGAATCCGGACAGGTGACGGGTCTGATCAAAGGCAAAAACATCAATGTGGCCGGACTGGTGCAGGGCAATATCGAGGCGGAAGGCCAACTGCAGATCGTCTCCAGCGGCAAGGTGATCGGCGACATCCACGTCGAATCGCTGCAAATCGATGACGGCGCTAAATACACGGGCAACTGCCGGATGAAAACGGAATTGTACGTGGCAGAGTCGAGTACAAGCGCTAGCCAAAGTGCGAGTCAAAGTGTAGGGTAA
- a CDS encoding M23 family metallopeptidase, translated as MNSKDKNRSSITFMIVPHGGNKVVSIPLSSRLITWLRAGLLVAAIAAGYAVVTYIQMHQQNNQLLAENREIEQQYSALQQELTAERSELSAIAEQVNEMRSYLDQLESLETEIRNKTGSLTLPTSDKQEASTVSSILLNSGGPEKWTNLDPVVPAGSEEAQQIITRTSQLLSQLEKEVPDKVTAVNNLLKDVDELNQKLAHTPTIYPAVGVITSRYGYRRDPFHGARRFHDGFDIANRYRSPIYATADGTVVFSGRKAGHGNMVQIKHSSTIQTSYSHLAKSLVNVGDTVKKGQVIGEMGSTGRSTGVHVHYMVYKQGVPVDPEEYLPYE; from the coding sequence ATGAATAGCAAAGACAAGAATCGCAGTAGCATAACGTTTATGATCGTACCGCACGGCGGAAACAAGGTTGTATCCATTCCGCTCTCTTCCCGGTTGATTACGTGGCTGCGTGCAGGATTGCTTGTTGCCGCAATCGCCGCGGGATACGCTGTGGTTACCTACATCCAGATGCACCAGCAAAACAATCAATTGCTTGCCGAAAATAGAGAGATCGAACAACAATACAGCGCACTGCAGCAAGAACTGACAGCAGAACGAAGTGAACTGTCCGCGATTGCCGAGCAGGTAAATGAAATGCGCAGCTATCTCGACCAGTTGGAGTCATTGGAGACGGAAATCCGCAATAAAACAGGGTCCCTTACCCTCCCTACGAGTGACAAGCAGGAGGCCAGCACAGTGAGCTCGATCCTGCTGAATTCAGGAGGCCCCGAAAAATGGACCAACCTCGATCCGGTCGTCCCTGCAGGAAGCGAGGAAGCACAGCAGATCATCACACGCACCTCACAGCTTCTCTCGCAGTTGGAAAAAGAGGTTCCGGACAAAGTAACCGCAGTCAACAACCTGCTCAAAGATGTGGACGAACTCAATCAGAAACTGGCGCACACGCCAACCATCTATCCGGCGGTCGGCGTGATTACATCCCGATATGGCTATCGGCGCGACCCGTTTCATGGGGCCCGTAGATTTCATGACGGCTTTGACATCGCCAATCGCTATCGCTCGCCGATCTATGCCACCGCAGACGGAACCGTGGTCTTCTCCGGACGCAAAGCCGGTCACGGCAACATGGTGCAGATCAAGCACAGCTCCACCATCCAGACATCGTATTCCCACCTGGCCAAGAGTCTCGTCAATGTAGGCGATACGGTGAAAAAGGGTCAAGTGATCGGAGAGATGGGCAGTACCGGCAGAAGTACCGGCGTCCATGTTCATTACATGGTATACAAGCAGGGCGTCCCCGTCGACCCTGAAGAATACCTTCCTTATGAATAA
- a CDS encoding sensor domain-containing diguanylate cyclase has translation MSSELPNLVEYYRRLINEYHSLLQRIETIQFPPLYSMSQQLLYEPALTDEEKILHLKLISEIGKISEKIQNLHWISEHLIILHELGQTFTKTFDTFEICQKAFELVSRVMATDAFFIAIYDEREQTIHIPFSIDDGVIYEEATLEFGEGNISKVIANRETIHIKTGEEMGSYIRWGNPEKETSTCIFVPIMLGDQVKGVISAQSYQEFAYRKEHEELLKIIGFQVASAIETASLYEKLYRSSVYDEMTGIKNYRAFHQDLDKLIADAGTTGSVTLIMLDSDNLKQVNDQYGHHTGDLLIQQIASALKTMLDEGQEAYRYAGDEFMILAPGLSLTQAEEKVRLIQEYLAEYPLHHEGYEIPITVSTGIAAYPDHAASADELKRVVDKALYHSKNQGKNCITVFHPAR, from the coding sequence ATGAGCAGTGAATTGCCCAATCTTGTTGAGTATTATCGTCGGTTGATAAATGAATACCACTCTCTTCTTCAACGAATCGAAACGATCCAGTTCCCGCCCCTCTACTCCATGTCACAACAACTTCTCTATGAACCGGCTCTAACAGATGAAGAAAAAATCCTTCACTTGAAGCTCATCTCCGAGATTGGCAAGATCAGCGAGAAAATTCAAAACCTTCACTGGATTTCGGAGCACCTGATCATCCTGCACGAATTGGGGCAGACGTTTACGAAGACGTTTGATACCTTCGAGATATGCCAAAAGGCGTTTGAACTGGTTTCACGGGTAATGGCCACAGACGCGTTTTTTATTGCGATTTACGACGAGAGGGAGCAGACGATCCACATCCCGTTTTCTATTGATGATGGCGTCATCTACGAGGAAGCGACGCTGGAGTTCGGAGAGGGCAACATCTCCAAAGTAATCGCGAACCGGGAGACGATCCATATCAAGACGGGCGAGGAGATGGGTTCCTATATCCGCTGGGGAAACCCTGAAAAAGAGACCAGCACCTGCATCTTCGTTCCGATCATGCTGGGTGATCAGGTGAAGGGCGTGATCTCGGCGCAAAGCTACCAGGAGTTCGCTTACCGGAAAGAGCATGAGGAACTGCTCAAAATCATCGGCTTCCAAGTGGCCAGCGCCATTGAGACGGCCAGCCTCTACGAAAAACTGTACCGATCGTCTGTGTACGATGAGATGACCGGTATCAAAAACTACCGAGCCTTTCACCAAGACTTGGACAAGCTGATTGCCGATGCTGGCACGACCGGTTCGGTGACCTTGATCATGCTTGATTCAGATAACCTGAAACAGGTCAACGACCAGTACGGTCATCACACAGGCGACCTGCTGATTCAACAAATCGCTTCTGCGCTGAAAACGATGCTGGACGAAGGCCAAGAAGCCTATCGGTATGCAGGTGACGAGTTTATGATCCTGGCTCCCGGCCTAAGTCTTACGCAGGCCGAGGAGAAGGTTCGACTGATTCAGGAGTATCTGGCCGAGTACCCGCTGCATCACGAGGGGTATGAGATCCCGATCACGGTCAGCACGGGTATCGCCGCTTACCCGGACCATGCCGCGTCCGCCGATGAGTTGAAGCGGGTCGTCGACAAGGCGTTGTACCATTCCAAAAACCAGGGGAAAAACTGCATCACGGTCTTTCACCCTGCCAGATAA
- a CDS encoding phytoene desaturase family protein: protein MTSNHYDVVIVGGGLAGLSAGAYLSHKGKKVAIAERGVLGGRAVTLTIKGFRFNFGAHAIYGRDSSVLRTYEKELGLQIDWQDFNPDKAKYDLGDTLTAIPANIQGLFRTKVLKGVDKLAFTFEILKTMLHMETGHPHLSIEKWMERKQVGEDVKEMMLTLASSNFFTKEPGKIPSDVFFAYYRRLFTTNKPVAYIGGGWQALIDEFVRVIEQNGGTIMTKTKVEEASWQEDRITAVRAGETEISGDEFIFCIPPKELAKVLTGSAVEHWILSYANYHPTYVVVYDIGLKNRIDVPYTYVYDKQRNMFITDISYYDTTCVPDGGQLLQATAYLKQEDVGSKEIFDQYKQEIEAMYDRHFPGWRDELVVPRISQRAVVQEIKWTMQQKPLPTFLPEYRNLFFAGDWCEGQGQLSELSFSSAYEASQIILQK, encoded by the coding sequence ATGACAAGCAATCATTATGACGTGGTTATTGTGGGTGGTGGATTGGCCGGGTTGTCAGCAGGTGCCTATCTGTCCCACAAAGGGAAAAAGGTAGCGATTGCGGAGAGGGGCGTACTGGGCGGCCGAGCGGTCACGCTGACTATCAAGGGATTTCGGTTTAACTTTGGCGCCCATGCGATTTACGGCAGGGACAGCTCCGTGCTGCGTACCTACGAGAAAGAACTGGGGCTGCAGATCGACTGGCAGGACTTCAACCCCGACAAAGCCAAATACGACCTTGGCGACACGTTAACTGCGATTCCGGCAAACATCCAGGGATTGTTTCGGACCAAAGTCCTCAAAGGTGTCGACAAGCTTGCTTTTACTTTTGAAATTTTAAAAACGATGCTGCACATGGAGACGGGGCATCCGCATCTATCGATCGAAAAGTGGATGGAACGAAAACAGGTGGGCGAAGATGTAAAAGAGATGATGCTGACCTTGGCTTCTTCCAACTTTTTTACGAAAGAGCCGGGGAAAATTCCGTCTGACGTGTTTTTTGCCTACTACCGCCGCTTGTTCACCACCAATAAGCCTGTGGCCTACATCGGCGGTGGCTGGCAGGCGCTGATCGACGAATTCGTGCGGGTAATCGAGCAAAATGGCGGCACGATCATGACCAAGACCAAGGTAGAAGAGGCAAGCTGGCAGGAGGATCGCATCACGGCTGTCCGCGCCGGAGAGACCGAGATCAGCGGAGACGAGTTCATCTTCTGCATCCCGCCGAAAGAACTGGCCAAAGTACTTACGGGAAGCGCGGTTGAACACTGGATCCTCTCGTATGCCAACTATCATCCGACGTATGTCGTGGTATACGACATCGGCCTGAAAAACCGGATTGACGTACCGTATACATATGTCTACGATAAGCAGCGCAATATGTTTATCACGGACATTTCCTATTACGATACGACTTGCGTACCCGATGGCGGTCAACTGCTGCAGGCTACTGCGTATCTCAAGCAGGAGGATGTGGGCAGCAAAGAGATATTCGACCAGTACAAACAAGAGATCGAAGCGATGTACGATCGACACTTCCCTGGCTGGCGCGACGAGCTGGTTGTCCCCCGCATCTCCCAACGGGCGGTTGTCCAGGAGATCAAGTGGACGATGCAACAGAAACCGCTGCCCACCTTTTTGCCGGAATACCGCAACCTGTTTTTTGCCGGCGACTGGTGTGAGGGACAGGGTCAACTGTCGGAGCTATCGTTTTCCAGCGCCTATGAGGCCAGTCAAATCATTCTGCAAAAATAA
- a CDS encoding S66 peptidase family protein produces the protein MRKGKALKSGDTIGVVATSSPVKEVESVEQARAELEALGFQVELADTCFLSYGGYLAGTPEQRAAELNRMFADPGIDAIMCLRGGYGSPQILPLLDYSVIRENPKLFIGYSDITALHTAIRQQAGLATLHGPNATPGLLSGIEPLTRDWLLRAMRDPAPLGPVINPQGEEMVCLAPGEARGPIVGGNLALISALMGTPYELDTRGKLLFLEDIGEEPYRIDRMLTQLALGGKLEECAGILVGTWTNCGPDKYPGGFDVLDVLRHVVAPYQKPTIWNLQSGHGLYNLALPFGVQAYMNAAAGMLVIEEGVVV, from the coding sequence ATGAGGAAAGGCAAAGCGCTAAAGTCGGGGGATACGATCGGGGTTGTCGCAACATCCAGCCCGGTGAAAGAAGTGGAAAGCGTAGAACAGGCGCGTGCAGAGCTGGAAGCGCTAGGCTTTCAGGTCGAGCTGGCAGATACATGCTTTCTGTCATACGGCGGATACCTGGCGGGGACGCCCGAACAACGTGCTGCAGAACTGAACCGGATGTTCGCTGACCCCGGTATCGATGCAATCATGTGCTTGAGAGGCGGTTACGGATCTCCACAAATCTTGCCGCTGTTAGATTATTCCGTTATTCGGGAAAATCCCAAACTGTTTATTGGATACAGCGACATCACTGCCCTGCATACAGCGATCCGGCAGCAAGCGGGGCTGGCCACATTGCATGGGCCCAATGCCACACCAGGGCTGCTCTCCGGGATTGAACCGCTGACCAGAGACTGGCTGCTGCGAGCGATGCGGGACCCGGCACCACTTGGGCCGGTCATCAATCCGCAGGGAGAAGAGATGGTTTGTCTCGCTCCCGGGGAGGCGAGAGGTCCGATCGTAGGGGGCAACCTCGCCTTGATTTCCGCCTTGATGGGGACGCCTTACGAACTGGACACGAGGGGGAAACTGTTGTTCCTGGAGGATATCGGGGAGGAACCGTACCGGATCGACCGCATGCTGACGCAATTGGCACTTGGCGGGAAACTGGAGGAGTGTGCGGGCATCCTGGTGGGAACCTGGACCAACTGCGGTCCCGACAAGTACCCCGGTGGCTTTGATGTGCTGGACGTCCTGCGCCATGTCGTGGCTCCCTATCAAAAGCCGACCATCTGGAATTTGCAGTCAGGCCACGGCCTCTATAACCTGGCACTGCCGTTCGGCGTGCAGGCCTACATGAACGCTGCGGCAGGCATGCTCGTCATCGAGGAGGGTGTTGTGGTATGA
- a CDS encoding M20 metallopeptidase family protein — protein sequence MSLIREEIWQNAHLMQPWLKEIRRDFHQHPELGLEEYRTRDQIIGYLEQLHIPYQVVADTGVVGLITGSKPGKTVALRGDMDALPITEENDLPYRSRNEGKMHACGHDAHMTVLLGAARLLQERKDQLAGQVKLLFQPAEETVGGAKLMIEAGVLDNPRVDAAFGLHVLPDLPIGQISVTYGQVNAASDTLHLTIRGEKGHGAYPHLGRDAIVIAAQVVMALQTIVSRNVDPRQSAVLSLGVIEGGAQHNIIAGEVRLTGTIRTLDAQVRQFVKERIVEVATLTARSLGGEADVRIEEGYTSLINDDASVDLVKQCGAQMLGAENVIIERVPSMGVEDFAFFAEQVPAAFYGLGCRNEQQGIIYPLHHPRFQIDERCLAIGAALQAYHALTFLRSADQRP from the coding sequence ATGAGTCTGATTCGCGAAGAGATCTGGCAAAACGCACACCTGATGCAGCCGTGGTTGAAAGAGATCAGACGAGACTTTCACCAGCATCCCGAGCTTGGGTTGGAGGAGTATCGAACCAGGGATCAAATCATCGGTTATTTGGAGCAATTGCACATCCCGTATCAAGTGGTAGCTGACACAGGCGTCGTGGGACTGATCACAGGCTCGAAGCCGGGAAAAACGGTTGCGCTGCGCGGGGACATGGATGCACTGCCGATCACGGAGGAGAATGATCTGCCCTACCGCTCACGCAACGAAGGAAAGATGCACGCCTGCGGTCATGACGCCCACATGACCGTGCTGCTGGGAGCCGCTCGCCTGCTGCAAGAGAGAAAAGACCAGCTTGCCGGACAGGTAAAGCTGCTGTTTCAACCGGCAGAGGAGACGGTTGGTGGCGCCAAACTGATGATCGAGGCCGGTGTCCTGGACAATCCACGGGTAGATGCTGCCTTTGGATTACATGTTTTACCCGATCTGCCGATCGGACAGATCAGCGTTACATACGGACAGGTAAACGCTGCATCGGACACGCTGCACCTCACGATCCGGGGAGAAAAAGGGCATGGGGCATATCCTCATCTGGGACGGGATGCGATCGTGATCGCGGCCCAGGTGGTGATGGCCTTGCAGACAATTGTCAGCCGCAACGTCGATCCACGCCAATCCGCCGTTCTTTCGCTCGGTGTGATTGAAGGAGGAGCACAGCATAATATCATTGCAGGTGAAGTTCGTCTGACGGGGACGATTCGCACACTTGACGCACAGGTGCGCCAGTTCGTCAAAGAGCGCATTGTCGAGGTGGCGACTCTCACTGCACGCAGTCTGGGAGGAGAAGCGGACGTACGGATCGAAGAAGGGTACACATCCCTGATCAATGATGATGCCTCGGTTGACCTGGTGAAGCAGTGTGGCGCACAGATGCTTGGAGCGGAAAATGTGATCATTGAGCGGGTGCCAAGCATGGGTGTTGAAGACTTTGCATTTTTTGCGGAGCAGGTTCCGGCCGCTTTTTACGGTCTTGGCTGTCGCAATGAACAGCAGGGTATTATCTATCCGCTGCACCACCCCCGCTTTCAGATCGATGAGAGATGTCTGGCCATAGGGGCGGCTCTGCAAGCCTATCATGCACTGACCTTTTTAAGGTCTGCGGACCAGCGGCCATAG